From the Chrysiogenia bacterium genome, one window contains:
- the egtD gene encoding L-histidine N(alpha)-methyltransferase — MSVAAAKIEVHDVAPEREEFLGEVMEGLSRPQKTLPCKYFYDDRGAALFEEICTVEEYYLTDADLEVMEARAAEMGALIGPNALLVEYGSGSGRKTRYLLEHLEAPAGYVPVDISREQLEETARTLAGDFPHIRVLPVCTDYTTPFALPRPKPAPARSVAFFPGSTIGNFEAPAAEQFLRHIAQTCGSGGGLIIGVDLRKDPQVLEAAYNDARGVTAAFNLNLLERINRELGADFDPGGFAHQAIFNDEMSRIEMHLRSLRDQHVRLAGKSIHFAAGESICTEYSYKYDLPRFAAMAGRAGFEVEQVWTDSAGRFSVQYLVAR, encoded by the coding sequence ATGTCCGTTGCAGCCGCAAAGATCGAAGTCCATGACGTCGCCCCCGAGCGCGAGGAGTTTCTGGGCGAAGTGATGGAGGGGCTCTCACGCCCGCAGAAGACCCTGCCCTGCAAGTATTTTTACGATGATCGCGGTGCCGCGCTCTTCGAAGAGATCTGCACCGTCGAGGAATACTACCTCACCGACGCGGACCTGGAGGTGATGGAGGCGCGCGCGGCGGAAATGGGCGCGCTGATCGGTCCCAATGCGCTGCTGGTGGAATACGGAAGCGGCAGCGGCCGCAAGACCCGCTACCTGCTCGAACACCTGGAGGCGCCCGCGGGCTACGTGCCCGTCGACATCTCACGCGAGCAGCTCGAAGAGACCGCCCGCACGCTGGCCGGCGATTTCCCGCACATCCGCGTGCTGCCCGTGTGCACCGACTACACCACGCCCTTCGCCCTGCCCCGGCCCAAGCCGGCGCCCGCGCGCTCGGTGGCATTTTTTCCGGGTTCGACCATCGGCAACTTCGAGGCGCCGGCGGCCGAGCAGTTCCTGCGCCACATTGCGCAAACCTGCGGCAGCGGCGGCGGCCTGATCATCGGCGTGGACCTGCGAAAAGACCCGCAAGTTCTCGAGGCCGCCTACAACGACGCGCGCGGCGTGACGGCGGCGTTCAATCTCAATCTGCTTGAGCGTATCAACCGCGAGCTCGGCGCCGATTTCGATCCGGGTGGCTTTGCTCACCAGGCAATTTTCAACGACGAGATGAGCCGGATCGAGATGCACCTGCGCAGTCTGCGCGACCAGCACGTCCGGCTTGCCGGAAAGAGCATCCATTTTGCCGCCGGCGAGAGCATCTGCACCGAGTATTCCTACAAATACGACCTCCCGCGCTTTGCCGCCATGGCGGGCCGCGCGGGATTCGAGGTCGAGCAGGTCTGGACCGACAGCGCCGGGCGCTTCAGCGTCCAGTATCTGGTGGCGCGCTGA
- a CDS encoding response regulator, whose product MRILVVDDDATLVSLLKRYFQMKYSTEASIETALNGKDALEIFDRFEPELVILDHMMPKMDGMHVLDEMRKRPNGKNVKILIYSAFDLRREAGAHGANAFMQKPATVDQMQAAIDRMLAGK is encoded by the coding sequence ATGCGCATTCTGGTAGTTGACGACGATGCCACGCTGGTTTCGCTGCTCAAGCGCTACTTCCAGATGAAATATTCGACCGAGGCGTCCATTGAGACTGCACTCAACGGCAAGGACGCGCTCGAGATTTTCGACCGTTTCGAACCCGAGCTGGTGATCCTTGATCACATGATGCCCAAAATGGACGGAATGCACGTTCTGGACGAAATGCGCAAGCGTCCCAATGGCAAGAACGTGAAGATCCTGATCTACTCGGCCTTCGATCTGCGACGCGAGGCAGGGGCCCACGGGGCCAATGCATTCATGCAGAAACCGGCTACGGTAGACCAGATGCAGGCAGCAATTGACCGTATGCTCGCTGGCAAGTAA
- the egtB gene encoding ergothioneine biosynthesis protein EgtB, with protein sequence MVSTNPGSKPTQQSDAAAEIPSSAGAFMDVRSQSLKLCEPLETEDYVLQSMPDASPVRWHLAHTTWFFETFLLKPFARDYTSPDPNYEYLFNSYYNAVGEQYPRPRRGLLSRPTVAEIRAWRARVDEQVATLLNAPPPEHAAEICRIAEIGLHHEQQHQELMLTDLKHAFAQNPLRPVYTPREECAPRDPAPLSWQAFPEGIREIGYRGAGFHFDNEAPRHRVFQEAFDLASRPVSNGEFIAFIEDKGYARPELWLSNGWAKIQETRWNAPLYWEQRDGKWWHYTLAGFRKLNPAEPVCHVSYYEADAYARWAGARLAREDEWEVAAAELPVTGNFADSARYAPSPCPAGEGLQQLFGDVWEWTASPYVAYPGYRPAGGALGEYNGKFMCDQWVLRGGSCATPGGHIRATYRNFFSADARWQFSGIRLARNAR encoded by the coding sequence ATGGTCTCGACCAATCCAGGCTCCAAGCCGACGCAGCAGAGCGACGCGGCGGCAGAGATCCCGTCGAGTGCGGGGGCCTTCATGGACGTGCGCTCGCAGAGCCTCAAGCTCTGCGAACCGCTCGAAACCGAGGACTACGTCCTCCAGAGCATGCCCGATGCCAGCCCCGTGCGCTGGCACCTGGCGCACACCACCTGGTTCTTCGAGACCTTCCTTCTCAAGCCCTTTGCGCGCGATTACACGAGCCCCGATCCGAATTACGAGTATCTGTTCAACTCCTACTACAACGCCGTGGGAGAGCAGTATCCGCGTCCCAGGCGCGGCCTGCTGAGTCGTCCCACAGTCGCCGAAATCCGCGCGTGGCGCGCGCGGGTCGATGAGCAAGTAGCGACCCTGCTCAATGCGCCCCCGCCGGAGCACGCAGCCGAAATTTGCCGCATTGCCGAGATCGGCCTGCACCATGAGCAGCAGCATCAGGAGCTGATGCTCACGGATCTCAAGCACGCCTTCGCCCAGAATCCCCTGCGCCCGGTCTACACCCCGCGCGAGGAATGCGCGCCGCGTGATCCGGCGCCGCTCTCGTGGCAGGCCTTCCCCGAGGGAATCCGGGAGATCGGTTACCGCGGCGCCGGCTTCCATTTCGACAACGAGGCCCCGCGCCACCGCGTCTTTCAGGAAGCCTTCGACCTGGCGAGCCGCCCGGTGAGCAACGGCGAGTTCATCGCCTTCATCGAGGACAAAGGCTACGCGCGCCCCGAGCTGTGGCTCTCCAATGGCTGGGCAAAGATTCAGGAAACGCGCTGGAATGCGCCGCTCTACTGGGAGCAACGCGATGGAAAGTGGTGGCACTACACGCTGGCCGGGTTTCGAAAGCTCAATCCCGCCGAGCCGGTCTGCCATGTGAGCTACTACGAGGCCGACGCGTATGCCCGCTGGGCGGGCGCGCGTCTGGCACGAGAGGACGAGTGGGAAGTGGCCGCCGCGGAGCTTCCAGTCACCGGGAATTTTGCGGACTCGGCGCGCTACGCCCCCTCGCCCTGCCCGGCCGGCGAGGGACTCCAGCAGCTCTTTGGCGACGTATGGGAATGGACGGCCAGCCCCTACGTTGCCTACCCCGGCTACCGCCCCGCAGGGGGCGCGCTGGGCGAATACAACGGCAAATTCATGTGCGATCAGTGGGTGCTGCGCGGCGGATCCTGCGCCACGCCCGGCGGCCACATTCGCGCCACCTACCGGAATTTCTTTTCCGCAGACGCACGCTGGCAGTTCTCGGGAATTCGCCTGGCGCGCAATGCGCGCTGA
- a CDS encoding response regulator, with translation MADAKKKILIVEDHATIRLLFRRILERRPDVDVQATSTGELAEKIVAGEPMAMIIMDYHLPRQDGVETVQHIRQLENGKDTIIIMCSAFDIQQKAIEAGCNEFLRKPVTIEMIETTVTRFLGAPA, from the coding sequence ATGGCGGACGCGAAAAAGAAGATCCTGATCGTGGAGGATCATGCGACGATTCGCCTGCTGTTCCGGCGAATTCTGGAGCGGCGCCCCGACGTCGACGTTCAGGCCACCAGCACCGGTGAGCTTGCCGAGAAGATCGTCGCCGGTGAGCCCATGGCCATGATCATCATGGACTACCACCTGCCCCGCCAGGACGGTGTCGAGACCGTCCAGCACATCCGCCAGCTCGAGAACGGCAAGGACACGATCATCATCATGTGCTCGGCCTTCGACATTCAGCAGAAGGCCATCGAGGCCGGCTGCAACGAATTCCTTCGCAAACCCGTTACCATCGAGATGATCGAAACCACCGTGACCCGCTTCCTGGGCGCGCCTGCCTGA